In Dioscorea cayenensis subsp. rotundata cultivar TDr96_F1 chromosome 11, TDr96_F1_v2_PseudoChromosome.rev07_lg8_w22 25.fasta, whole genome shotgun sequence, a single genomic region encodes these proteins:
- the LOC120272086 gene encoding uncharacterized protein LOC120272086 isoform X1 — MSTAKVRAFSGIDGMNTEQKIGRTEKESHDSFDSLNILRNPIKDPFYPLSRAGDSPVQLIQLLHALDQQGSSRMSKDSKIDSLGQGKEQSLDLCTGGDSSTIGGVKESGHSLKSNVMAAKGTKSTSEPIQSLKFPDAVVAFAQAAAKANGEPEKYLPGWPLLSPSKVQMQKCDKCSQEFCSTINYRRHIRVHRRSLNIDKDSSKNRELLGEFWSKLSPDEAKEIFSLKDVAIEEVTGPSILRSLGSLIRMPAFSSLPHVYVKAGATLLDIIQARPSRFPISSQDLFSVLDDASEKTFMCAGTATTMQKFVFDGEAGKVALEMKNLVACTSFLLEQKLVRAWLADKDAEALRCQKLLVEEEEAARKRQAEILERKRLKKLRQKVQKAKETVDADKLNYEASSADAVDSASGSAETPSPSGSSEPDTDSLEATAQPLPESVLGLSTSDMELYKSLKQPGDVADQAVNKKQLGSGRWQPIPLCHQATKLTKNIPKTSVPMKHGTNYRDLKTGLPANGHKIWARKAKHETEEEGSCDKEGEKKKHQCHQYQSAVSDNHEVLIGSISVTLKNGNCHCQGDTALKQSDGGEKVGSSNLNIVNSSTVKLFRPVSHDGNEDSNGLESEKRETEMDHAAAGMESTVSSNEICQATDEITVQDLPGPRPFSSDVVKAFLAQRWKEAIASDHVMLVLDSENETSGCFDFTVGHCTPAIFERSVLGSAENRMAAGSVTPPSSVASKTKFRAKQEKNYKVKYVPKQKNVVPEG; from the exons ATGTCTACAGCCAAAGTTAGAGCTTTTAGTGGTATTGATGGCATGAATACGGAGCAGAAGATAGGAAGAACAGAGAAGGAAAGCCACGACTCCTTTGACAGTCTGAACATCCTTAGAAATCCTATCAAAGACCCTTTCTATCCATTGTCGAGGGCTGGTGATAGCCCTGTCCAGTTGATACAGTTGCTCCATGCCCTAGATCAGCAGGGAAGCAGCAGAATGTCCAAGGATTCTAAGATTGATAGTTTGGGGCAGGGAAAAGAGCAATCACTTGATCTTTGTACTGGTGGTGATTCATCTACAATAGGCGGAGTTAAGGAATCTGGCCATTCGTTAAAGAGTAATGTGATGGCTGCAAAGGGAACGAAGAGCACATCTGAACCAATTCAAAGTCTTAAATTTCCTGATGCTGTTGTTGCCTTTGCTCAGGCTGCTGCAAAGGCCAATGGTGAGCCTGAAAAAT ATCTTCCTGGTTGGCCTTTGCTGTCACCATCCAAAGTGCAAATGCAAAAGTGTGACAAGTGTTCCCAAGAATTTTGTTCCACCATTAACTATAGGCGGCACATCCGTGTGCATCGTAGATCGTTGAACATTGATAag GACTCATCAAAGAACAGGGAACTTTTGGGCGAATTTTGGAGTAAG ctCTCTCCAGATGAAGCAAAAGAGATATTTTCACTGAAGGATGTAGCTATAGAG GAAGTTACTGGTCCTTCAATTCTGAGGTCATTGGGTTCGCTGATTCGAATGCCAGCCTTTTCTTCCCTACCTCATGTGTATGTCAAGGCTGGCGCTACTCTTCTT GATATCATCCAAGCAAGGCCTTCAAGGTTTCCTATCTCATCCCAAGACCTATTTTCCGTCCTTGACGATGCTAGTGAGAAGACCTTCATGTGTGCTGGTACAGCCACGACTATGCAGAAATTTGTGTTTGATGGAGAAGCTGGGAAGGTTGCTTTGGAGATGAAAAATCTAGTTGCCTGTACTAGTTTCCTGCTTGAACAAAAACTG GTTAGAGCGTGGCTGGCTGATAAGGATGCGGAAGCTTTAAGATGCCAGAAGTTGCTcgtggaagaagaagaagctgctCGGAAAAG ACAAGCTGAGATCCTGGAGAGGAAACGGTTAAAGAAGTTGAGGCAGAAAGTGCAGAAGGCAAAGGAAACAGTTGATGCAGACAAGTTGAATTATGAAGCCTCTTCAGCAGATGCTGTTGACAGTGCATCTGGCTCTGCAGAAACCCCAAGCCCAAGTGGGTCATCCGAGCCAGATACGGACAGTTTAGAAGCAACAGCCCAACCTCTTCCAGAGTCTGTTCTTGGCTTGTCAACCTCTGACATGGAGCTCTACAAATCTTTAAAACAGCCTGGTGATGTTGCGGATCAAGCTGTGAACAAGAAGCAATTGGGAAGCGGCAGGTGGCAGCCAATTCCTTTGTGCCATCAAGCAACAAAACTTACAAAAAATATCCCAAAGACTTCAGTTCCCATGAAACATGGCACCAATTACCGTGATCTGAAAACTGGTCTACCTGCCAATGGCCATAAGATTTGGGCACGAAAAGCTAAGCATGAGACTGAAGAAGAAGGTTCATGTGATAAGgagggagaaaaaaagaaacatcaaTGCCATCAATACCAGTCAGCTGTGTCTGATAATCATGAAGTCTTGATAGGGTCAATCAGTGTCACTCTTAAAAATGGTAATTGTCATTGCCAGGGTGACACTGCCTTGAAGCAGAGTGACGGCGGTGAGAAGGTGGGGAGCTCTAATCTTAACATTGTGAATTCTTCCACGGTGAAGTTATTTAGGCCTGTAAGTCATGATGGAAATGAGGATTCTAATGGGTTGGAAAGTGAAAAGAGGGAAACTGAAATGGATCATGCCGCTGCCGGAATGGAAAGCACAGTTTCATCCAATGAAATCTGTCAGGCAACTGATGAGATTACAGTTCAAGATTTACCCGGGCCAAGGCCATTCTCAAGTGACGTAGTGAAGGCGTTTCTTGCTCAGA GATGGAAGGAGGCCATTGCATCAGATCATGTGATGCTAGTCTTGGACTCGGAAAACGAAACTTCTGGTTGCTTTGATTTCACTGTAGGTCATTGTACCCCGGCCATTTTTGAACGGAGTGTGCTTGGTAGCGCAGAGAACCGGATGGCTGCAGGTTCAGTTACACCACCATCATCTGTTGCTTCCAAGACCAAGTTCAGAGCCAAACAGGAAAAGAATTACAAGGTAAAATATGTCCCTAAACAGAAAAATGTCGTCCCGGAGGGATAA
- the LOC120272086 gene encoding uncharacterized protein LOC120272086 isoform X2 gives MNTEQKIGRTEKESHDSFDSLNILRNPIKDPFYPLSRAGDSPVQLIQLLHALDQQGSSRMSKDSKIDSLGQGKEQSLDLCTGGDSSTIGGVKESGHSLKSNVMAAKGTKSTSEPIQSLKFPDAVVAFAQAAAKANGEPEKYLPGWPLLSPSKVQMQKCDKCSQEFCSTINYRRHIRVHRRSLNIDKDSSKNRELLGEFWSKLSPDEAKEIFSLKDVAIEEVTGPSILRSLGSLIRMPAFSSLPHVYVKAGATLLDIIQARPSRFPISSQDLFSVLDDASEKTFMCAGTATTMQKFVFDGEAGKVALEMKNLVACTSFLLEQKLVRAWLADKDAEALRCQKLLVEEEEAARKRQAEILERKRLKKLRQKVQKAKETVDADKLNYEASSADAVDSASGSAETPSPSGSSEPDTDSLEATAQPLPESVLGLSTSDMELYKSLKQPGDVADQAVNKKQLGSGRWQPIPLCHQATKLTKNIPKTSVPMKHGTNYRDLKTGLPANGHKIWARKAKHETEEEGSCDKEGEKKKHQCHQYQSAVSDNHEVLIGSISVTLKNGNCHCQGDTALKQSDGGEKVGSSNLNIVNSSTVKLFRPVSHDGNEDSNGLESEKRETEMDHAAAGMESTVSSNEICQATDEITVQDLPGPRPFSSDVVKAFLAQRWKEAIASDHVMLVLDSENETSGCFDFTVGHCTPAIFERSVLGSAENRMAAGSVTPPSSVASKTKFRAKQEKNYKVKYVPKQKNVVPEG, from the exons ATGAATACGGAGCAGAAGATAGGAAGAACAGAGAAGGAAAGCCACGACTCCTTTGACAGTCTGAACATCCTTAGAAATCCTATCAAAGACCCTTTCTATCCATTGTCGAGGGCTGGTGATAGCCCTGTCCAGTTGATACAGTTGCTCCATGCCCTAGATCAGCAGGGAAGCAGCAGAATGTCCAAGGATTCTAAGATTGATAGTTTGGGGCAGGGAAAAGAGCAATCACTTGATCTTTGTACTGGTGGTGATTCATCTACAATAGGCGGAGTTAAGGAATCTGGCCATTCGTTAAAGAGTAATGTGATGGCTGCAAAGGGAACGAAGAGCACATCTGAACCAATTCAAAGTCTTAAATTTCCTGATGCTGTTGTTGCCTTTGCTCAGGCTGCTGCAAAGGCCAATGGTGAGCCTGAAAAAT ATCTTCCTGGTTGGCCTTTGCTGTCACCATCCAAAGTGCAAATGCAAAAGTGTGACAAGTGTTCCCAAGAATTTTGTTCCACCATTAACTATAGGCGGCACATCCGTGTGCATCGTAGATCGTTGAACATTGATAag GACTCATCAAAGAACAGGGAACTTTTGGGCGAATTTTGGAGTAAG ctCTCTCCAGATGAAGCAAAAGAGATATTTTCACTGAAGGATGTAGCTATAGAG GAAGTTACTGGTCCTTCAATTCTGAGGTCATTGGGTTCGCTGATTCGAATGCCAGCCTTTTCTTCCCTACCTCATGTGTATGTCAAGGCTGGCGCTACTCTTCTT GATATCATCCAAGCAAGGCCTTCAAGGTTTCCTATCTCATCCCAAGACCTATTTTCCGTCCTTGACGATGCTAGTGAGAAGACCTTCATGTGTGCTGGTACAGCCACGACTATGCAGAAATTTGTGTTTGATGGAGAAGCTGGGAAGGTTGCTTTGGAGATGAAAAATCTAGTTGCCTGTACTAGTTTCCTGCTTGAACAAAAACTG GTTAGAGCGTGGCTGGCTGATAAGGATGCGGAAGCTTTAAGATGCCAGAAGTTGCTcgtggaagaagaagaagctgctCGGAAAAG ACAAGCTGAGATCCTGGAGAGGAAACGGTTAAAGAAGTTGAGGCAGAAAGTGCAGAAGGCAAAGGAAACAGTTGATGCAGACAAGTTGAATTATGAAGCCTCTTCAGCAGATGCTGTTGACAGTGCATCTGGCTCTGCAGAAACCCCAAGCCCAAGTGGGTCATCCGAGCCAGATACGGACAGTTTAGAAGCAACAGCCCAACCTCTTCCAGAGTCTGTTCTTGGCTTGTCAACCTCTGACATGGAGCTCTACAAATCTTTAAAACAGCCTGGTGATGTTGCGGATCAAGCTGTGAACAAGAAGCAATTGGGAAGCGGCAGGTGGCAGCCAATTCCTTTGTGCCATCAAGCAACAAAACTTACAAAAAATATCCCAAAGACTTCAGTTCCCATGAAACATGGCACCAATTACCGTGATCTGAAAACTGGTCTACCTGCCAATGGCCATAAGATTTGGGCACGAAAAGCTAAGCATGAGACTGAAGAAGAAGGTTCATGTGATAAGgagggagaaaaaaagaaacatcaaTGCCATCAATACCAGTCAGCTGTGTCTGATAATCATGAAGTCTTGATAGGGTCAATCAGTGTCACTCTTAAAAATGGTAATTGTCATTGCCAGGGTGACACTGCCTTGAAGCAGAGTGACGGCGGTGAGAAGGTGGGGAGCTCTAATCTTAACATTGTGAATTCTTCCACGGTGAAGTTATTTAGGCCTGTAAGTCATGATGGAAATGAGGATTCTAATGGGTTGGAAAGTGAAAAGAGGGAAACTGAAATGGATCATGCCGCTGCCGGAATGGAAAGCACAGTTTCATCCAATGAAATCTGTCAGGCAACTGATGAGATTACAGTTCAAGATTTACCCGGGCCAAGGCCATTCTCAAGTGACGTAGTGAAGGCGTTTCTTGCTCAGA GATGGAAGGAGGCCATTGCATCAGATCATGTGATGCTAGTCTTGGACTCGGAAAACGAAACTTCTGGTTGCTTTGATTTCACTGTAGGTCATTGTACCCCGGCCATTTTTGAACGGAGTGTGCTTGGTAGCGCAGAGAACCGGATGGCTGCAGGTTCAGTTACACCACCATCATCTGTTGCTTCCAAGACCAAGTTCAGAGCCAAACAGGAAAAGAATTACAAGGTAAAATATGTCCCTAAACAGAAAAATGTCGTCCCGGAGGGATAA
- the LOC120272086 gene encoding uncharacterized protein LOC120272086 isoform X3: MLLLPLLRLLQRPMVSLKNVCPVSKADLPGWPLLSPSKVQMQKCDKCSQEFCSTINYRRHIRVHRRSLNIDKDSSKNRELLGEFWSKLSPDEAKEIFSLKDVAIEEVTGPSILRSLGSLIRMPAFSSLPHVYVKAGATLLDIIQARPSRFPISSQDLFSVLDDASEKTFMCAGTATTMQKFVFDGEAGKVALEMKNLVACTSFLLEQKLVRAWLADKDAEALRCQKLLVEEEEAARKRQAEILERKRLKKLRQKVQKAKETVDADKLNYEASSADAVDSASGSAETPSPSGSSEPDTDSLEATAQPLPESVLGLSTSDMELYKSLKQPGDVADQAVNKKQLGSGRWQPIPLCHQATKLTKNIPKTSVPMKHGTNYRDLKTGLPANGHKIWARKAKHETEEEGSCDKEGEKKKHQCHQYQSAVSDNHEVLIGSISVTLKNGNCHCQGDTALKQSDGGEKVGSSNLNIVNSSTVKLFRPVSHDGNEDSNGLESEKRETEMDHAAAGMESTVSSNEICQATDEITVQDLPGPRPFSSDVVKAFLAQRWKEAIASDHVMLVLDSENETSGCFDFTVGHCTPAIFERSVLGSAENRMAAGSVTPPSSVASKTKFRAKQEKNYKVKYVPKQKNVVPEG, translated from the exons ATGCTGTTGTTGCCTTTGCTCAGGCTGCTGCAAAGGCCAATGGTGAGCCTGAAAAATGTATGTCCAGTATCAAAAGCAG ATCTTCCTGGTTGGCCTTTGCTGTCACCATCCAAAGTGCAAATGCAAAAGTGTGACAAGTGTTCCCAAGAATTTTGTTCCACCATTAACTATAGGCGGCACATCCGTGTGCATCGTAGATCGTTGAACATTGATAag GACTCATCAAAGAACAGGGAACTTTTGGGCGAATTTTGGAGTAAG ctCTCTCCAGATGAAGCAAAAGAGATATTTTCACTGAAGGATGTAGCTATAGAG GAAGTTACTGGTCCTTCAATTCTGAGGTCATTGGGTTCGCTGATTCGAATGCCAGCCTTTTCTTCCCTACCTCATGTGTATGTCAAGGCTGGCGCTACTCTTCTT GATATCATCCAAGCAAGGCCTTCAAGGTTTCCTATCTCATCCCAAGACCTATTTTCCGTCCTTGACGATGCTAGTGAGAAGACCTTCATGTGTGCTGGTACAGCCACGACTATGCAGAAATTTGTGTTTGATGGAGAAGCTGGGAAGGTTGCTTTGGAGATGAAAAATCTAGTTGCCTGTACTAGTTTCCTGCTTGAACAAAAACTG GTTAGAGCGTGGCTGGCTGATAAGGATGCGGAAGCTTTAAGATGCCAGAAGTTGCTcgtggaagaagaagaagctgctCGGAAAAG ACAAGCTGAGATCCTGGAGAGGAAACGGTTAAAGAAGTTGAGGCAGAAAGTGCAGAAGGCAAAGGAAACAGTTGATGCAGACAAGTTGAATTATGAAGCCTCTTCAGCAGATGCTGTTGACAGTGCATCTGGCTCTGCAGAAACCCCAAGCCCAAGTGGGTCATCCGAGCCAGATACGGACAGTTTAGAAGCAACAGCCCAACCTCTTCCAGAGTCTGTTCTTGGCTTGTCAACCTCTGACATGGAGCTCTACAAATCTTTAAAACAGCCTGGTGATGTTGCGGATCAAGCTGTGAACAAGAAGCAATTGGGAAGCGGCAGGTGGCAGCCAATTCCTTTGTGCCATCAAGCAACAAAACTTACAAAAAATATCCCAAAGACTTCAGTTCCCATGAAACATGGCACCAATTACCGTGATCTGAAAACTGGTCTACCTGCCAATGGCCATAAGATTTGGGCACGAAAAGCTAAGCATGAGACTGAAGAAGAAGGTTCATGTGATAAGgagggagaaaaaaagaaacatcaaTGCCATCAATACCAGTCAGCTGTGTCTGATAATCATGAAGTCTTGATAGGGTCAATCAGTGTCACTCTTAAAAATGGTAATTGTCATTGCCAGGGTGACACTGCCTTGAAGCAGAGTGACGGCGGTGAGAAGGTGGGGAGCTCTAATCTTAACATTGTGAATTCTTCCACGGTGAAGTTATTTAGGCCTGTAAGTCATGATGGAAATGAGGATTCTAATGGGTTGGAAAGTGAAAAGAGGGAAACTGAAATGGATCATGCCGCTGCCGGAATGGAAAGCACAGTTTCATCCAATGAAATCTGTCAGGCAACTGATGAGATTACAGTTCAAGATTTACCCGGGCCAAGGCCATTCTCAAGTGACGTAGTGAAGGCGTTTCTTGCTCAGA GATGGAAGGAGGCCATTGCATCAGATCATGTGATGCTAGTCTTGGACTCGGAAAACGAAACTTCTGGTTGCTTTGATTTCACTGTAGGTCATTGTACCCCGGCCATTTTTGAACGGAGTGTGCTTGGTAGCGCAGAGAACCGGATGGCTGCAGGTTCAGTTACACCACCATCATCTGTTGCTTCCAAGACCAAGTTCAGAGCCAAACAGGAAAAGAATTACAAGGTAAAATATGTCCCTAAACAGAAAAATGTCGTCCCGGAGGGATAA
- the LOC120272088 gene encoding signal peptide peptidase-like 4 yields MESRRSLGPFLALILVAVIPRLVIGGDIVHEDDQTPKQPGCSNNFVLVKVQTWIGNREDNEFVGVGARFGTPLQSQERHANRTRLSIADPPDLCTPPRNKVTKDVLLVHRGYCTFTTKAKVAEAAGASAIIIINNRKELYKMVCNRNETDLHINIPAVMLPQDAGASLEASIKSGVSVAVQLYSPDRPLVDIAEVFLWLMAVGTILCACYWSAWSAREASIEHEKLLKDAPEELLKMETAASGVVDINTTSAVLFVVIASCFLILLYKLMSFWFVELLVVLFCIGGIEGLQACLVVLLSRWFKRASESFVKVPFFGAVSHLTLAVTPFCVAFAVVWAVYRRMSFAWIGQDILGIALIITVLQIVCVPNLKVGTVLLTCAFLYDIFWVFISKWWFNESVMIVVARGDKTGEDGVPMLLKIPRMFDPWGGYSIIGFGDILLPGLLIAFALRYDWAAKKNLRAGYFLWSMVAYGTGLLITYVALNLMDGHGQPALLYVVPFTLGTFLALGKKRGELKNLWTRGEPERVCPHIEHAQ; encoded by the exons ATGGAATCCAGGAGGTCCTTGGGGCCTTTCTTGGCTTTGATTTTGGTTGCAGTGATTCCTCGTTTGGTCATCGGAGGGGATATAGTTCATGAGGATGATCAGACTCCAAAGCAGCCTGGATGCTCAAACAACTTCGTTTTG GTAAAAGTGCAAACTTGGATTGGAAATCGAGAAGACAATGAGTTTGTTGGTGTTGGTGCTCGATTTGGGACCCCATTACAGTCGCAAGAAAGACATGCCAATCGAACCCGCCTTTCTATTGCAGATCCTCCAGATCTCTGTACCCCACCCAGGAATAAG GTTACTAAAGATGTCTTATTAGTGCACCGTGGTTATTGCACATTTACTACAAAGGCTAAGGTTGCAGAAGCTGCTGGTGCTTCTGCAATCATCATAATCAATAACCGTAAAG AACTGTATAAAATGGTCTGCAATCGCAATGAAACAGATCTGCACATAAACATACCTGCTGTTATGCTGCCGCAAGATGCAGGTGCCAGCTTGGAGGCCAGTATCAAAAGTGGTGTCTCTG TTGCAGTTCAGTTATACTCTCCAGATCGTCCTCTCGTGGATATAGCAGAAGTATTTTTGTGGCTAATGGCGGTTGGCACCATCTTATGTGCATGCTATTGGTCAGCATGGAGTGCCAGAGAAGCATCTATCGAACATGAAAAGTTGCTAAAG GATGCTCCAGAGGAGTTACTCAAAATGGAAACAGCTGCCAGTGGTGTGGTGGACATCAATACCACTTCAGCAGTTCTATTTGTTGTGATTGCTTCATGCTTCCTCATCCTGCTTTACAAACTCATGTCCTTTTGGTTCGTGGAGCTTTTGGTGGTTCTATTTTGCATTGGTGGAATAGAG GGTTTGCAAGCATGCTTGGTTGTCTTGCTGTCAAG atGGTTTAAACGTGCTTCGGAATCATTCGTCAAAGTACCCTTCTTTGGAGCTGTTTCACACCTTACTTTAGCTGTTACTCCATTCTGTGTAGCGTTTGCTGTTGTTTGGGCAGTTTATCGCCGCATGTCGTTCGCATGGATAGGACAAGATATTCTG GGTATTGCGCTGATTATTACTGTTCTTCAGATTGTCTGTGTACCTAATCTCAAG GTTGGTACTGTGCTCCTCACCTGTGCTTTCTTGTATGACATCTTTTGGGTTTTTATTTCAAAGTGGTGGTTCAATGAAAGTGTGATGATTGTG GTTGCTCGCGGTGATAAGACCGGAGAGGACGGTGTGCCTATGTTACTGAAAATCCCACGTATGTTTGATCCATGGGGTGGTTATAGCATTATTGGTTTTGGTGACATCCTTCTTCCAGGACTATTAATTGCATTCGCTTTGAG ATATGATTGGGCCGCAAAGAAAAATCTACGAGCTGGTTATTTCTTGTGGTCAATGGTTGCCTATGGTACCG GTCTTCTTATTACATACGTCGCCTTAAATCTGATGGACGGGCATGGCCAACCGGCCCTTCTTTATGTCGTCCCATTTACGCTTG GTACTTTTTTGGCTCTAGGAAAGAAAAGAGGTGAACTGAAGAACCTGTGGACTAGAGGAGAACCAGAAAGGGTATGCCCACACATTGAACATGCTCAATGA